The Tachyglossus aculeatus isolate mTacAcu1 chromosome 22, mTacAcu1.pri, whole genome shotgun sequence genome window below encodes:
- the SSRP1 gene encoding FACT complex subunit SSRP1 → MAETLEFNDIYQEVKGSMNDGRLRLSRQGIIFKNSKTGKVDNIQAGELSEGIWRRVALGHGLKLLTKNGHVYKYDGFRESEFEKLSDFFKANYRLELAEKDLCVKGWNWGTVKFGGQLLSFDIGEQPVFEIPLSNVSQCTTGKNEVTLEFHQNDDAEVSLMEVRFYVPPTQEDGVDPVEAFAQNVLSKADVIQATGDAICIFRELQCLTPRGRYDIRIYPTFLHLHGKTFDYKIPYTTVLRLFLLPHKDQRQMFFVISLDPPIKQGQTRYHFLILLFSKDEDISLTLNMNEDEVEKRFEGRLTKNMSGSLYEMVSRVMKALVNRKITVPGNFQGHSGAQCITCSYKASSGLLYPLERGFIYVHKPPVHIRFDEISFVNFARGTTTTRSFDFEIETKQGTQYTFSSIEREEYGKLFDFVNAKKLNIKNRGLKEGINPSYDEYADSDEDQHDAYLERMKEEGKIREENANDSSDDSGDETDESFNPGDEEDDVAEEFDSNASASSSSNEGDSDREEKKKKPAKKAKVVKERKPRKKPVEGKKGKDPNAPKRPMSAYMLWLNASREKIKADHPGISITDLSKKAGEIWKGMTKEKKEEWDRKAEEAKREYEKAMKEYSEGGRGDSSSKKDKSKKKKKGKVKVEKKSTPSKSSPASKSSPKLLSESFKSKEFVSSDESSSGENKGKKKRRRSEDSEEEEVASTPPSSEESASGSDEE, encoded by the exons ATGGCAGAGACACTGGAATTCAATGACATCTACCAGGAGGTGAAGGGCTCCATg AACGACGGCCGGCTGCGACTGAGCCGCCAGGGCATCATCTTCAAGAACAGCAAGACGGGGAAAGTGGACAACATCCAGGCGGGCGAGCTGTCCGAGGGCATCTGGCGTCGGGTGGCCCTGGGCCACGGCCTCAAGCTGCTCACCAAGAACGGCCACGTCTACAAGTACGACGGCTTCCGGGAATCG GAGTTTGAAAAGCTGTCGGATTTCTTCAAAGCCAACTATCGCCTGGAGCTGGCAGAGAAAGACCTCTGCGTAAAGGGCTGGAACTGGGGGACGGTGAAGTTTGGCG GGCAGCTCCTGTCCTTTGACATCGGGGAGCAACCCGTCTTCGAGATCCCCTTGAGCAACGTGTCCCAGTGTACCACGGGAAAGAACGAAGTCACCCTGGAGTTTCACCAGAACGACGATGCCGAGGTCTCTCTCATGGAGGTGCGCTTCTACGTGCCGCCCACCCAGGAGGATGGCGTCGACCCTGTCGAG GCGTTTGCCCAGAACGTGCTGTCCAAGGCGGACGTGATCCAGGCCACGGGCGACGCCATCTGCATCTTCCGAGAGCTGCAGTGCCTGACTCCCCGGGGCCGCTACGACATCCGCATCTACCCCACCTTCCTGCACCTTCACGGCAAGACCTTCGACTATAAGATCCCGTACACCACCGTCCTGCGGCTCTTCCTGCTGCCCCACAAGGACCAGCGCCAGATGTTCTTCGTG aTCAGCCTGGACCCGCCCATAAAGCAGGGCCAGACCCGCTATCACTTCCTGATCCTGCTCTTCTCCAAGGACGAGGACATCTCCCTGACCTTGAACATGAACGA GGACGAGGTGGAGAAGCGCTTTGAGGGCCGGCTCACCAAGAACATGTCCGGCTCCCTGTACGAGATGGTCAGTCGGGTCATGAAGGCTCTGGTGAACCGCAAGATCACAGTGCCCGGAAACTTCCAGGG GCACTCGGGGGCCCAGTGCATCACCTGCTCCTACAAGGCCAGCTCCGGCCTGCTGTACCCTCTGGAACGGGGCTTCATCTACGTGCACAAACCGCCCGTGCACATCCGCTTCGACGAGATCTCCTTCGTCAACTTCGCCCGCGGCACCACCACTACCCGCTCCTTCGACTTTGAGATCGAGACTAAGCAGGGCACGCAGTACACGTTCAGCAGCATCGAGAG GGAGGAGTACGGGAAGCTCTTTGACTTCGTCAATGCCAAGAAGCTGAACATCAAGAACCGAGGCCTGAAGGAG GGCATCAACCCCAGCTACGACGAGTACGCCGACTCGGACGAGGACCAGCACGACGCCTACCTGgagaggatgaaggaggaggggaagatccGCGAGGAGAACGCCAACGACAGCAGCGACGACTCTGGGGACGAGACGG atgAATCATTCAACCCAGGTGACGAGGAGGATGACGTGGCAGAGGA GTTCGACAGCAACGCCTCCGCCAGTTCCTCGAGCAACGAAGGTGACAGCGACcgcgaggagaagaagaagaaaccggCCAAGAAGGCCAAAGTCGTCAAGGAGCGCAAACCCCGCAAGAAGCCCGTGGAG GGTAAGAAGGGGAAAGACCCCAATGCTCCAAAGAGGCCCATGTCCGCCTACATGCTGTGGCTGAATGCCAGCCGGGAGAAGATCAAGGCCGACCACCCGGGCATCAGCATCACCGACCTGTCGAAGAAAGCCGGAGAAATCTGGAAGGGAATGaccaaggagaagaaagag GAGTGGGACCGCAAGGCTGAGGAAGCCAAGAGGGAGTACGAGAAGGCCATGAAGGAGTACAGCGAAGGAGGCCGTGGCGACTCTTCGTCCAAGAA GGACAAGtccaaaaagaagaagaaaggaaaggtgaAGGTGGAGAAGAAATCGACCCCCTCCAAAAGCTCGCCTGCTTCCAAGTCTTCGCCCAAGCTGCTGAGCGAGAGCTTCAAGAGCAAAGAGTTCGTGTCGAGTGACGAGAGCTCGTCGGGGGAGAACAAGggcaagaagaagaggaggaggagtgag GACTCCGAAGAGGAAGAGGTGGCCAGCACGCCCCCCAGCTCGGAGGAGTCAGCTTCCGGATCCGACGAGGAGTAG